One Spinacia oleracea cultivar Varoflay chromosome 4, BTI_SOV_V1, whole genome shotgun sequence DNA segment encodes these proteins:
- the LOC110803731 gene encoding uncharacterized protein has protein sequence MLQNAEIKYPTIEKFGFALFLASKKLRPYFLAHRLIVYTDQPLKRPFTNLEASGRMLNWAIELNAFDISYEPRKAIKGQAFADFIVEMTRPAHLKNDKTQWVVRVDGSATQNGCGAGIICESPEGDVYEYAMRFNFQASNNEAEYEALICGIQMSKAAGAAEVLVLSDSQLIVSQVKGEYEAKDDTMMRYLEKVRQEVQPLISFEIQHIPRSENGKADALSKLASSASGDTPRHVFWEVKQTKSIDFLRTAILDRMATWMDDIVNFKMNGVLLEDPKRVERLQKKCTWFEIWNGTLYKKAFSRPLLRCVTPEKGHEVLEDLHQGLCSSHIGGRALAEKALRTGYYWPTLKEDALDLVKRCDKCQRFAHPIRRPAQKLTPITSPIPFYKWGMDLLGPYTTAPGGLRYVIVVVDYFTKWVEGEALKNTKAQDVRAFIWKNIITRFGSP, from the coding sequence ATGCTACAGAACGCCGAGATCAAGTACCCTACTATTGAAAAATTCGGCTTTGCCCTGTTCTTGGCTAGCAAAAAGCTTCGCCCTTACTTCTTGGCCCATCGGCTGATAGTATACACAGATCAACCTCTGAAACGGCCATTTACCAATCTGGAAGCGTCCGGGAGAATGCTCAATTGGGCAATTGAACTCAATGCATTCGATATTTCATATGAGCCGCGGAAGGCAATAAAGGGGCAGGCCTTTGCTGACTTTATTGTGGAGATGACTAGGCCGGCCCACTTGAAAAATGACAAGACACAATGGGTAGTCCGTGTGGACGGGTCCGCCACCCAAAATGGGTGTGGAGCCGGCATCATCTGCGAATCGCCAGAGGGGGATGTCTATGAGTATGCAATGCGCTtcaactttcaggcgtcaaataatgaagctgAGTATGAGGCTTTAATATGTGGAATTCAAATGAGCAAAGCAGCAGGAGCAGCAGAGGTCTTGGTCCTATCTGACTCACAGCTAATTGTCAGCCAAGTAAAGGGAGAATACGAGGCAAAAGACGACACCATGATGAGATACTTGGAAAAAGTCCGCCAAGAAGTACAACCGCTGATTAGCTTTGAAATACAACATATACCGCGGTCTGAAAACGGCAAGGCAGACGCCTTATCCAAGTTGGCCAGCTCTGCGTCTGGCGACACACCGCGTCAtgtattttgggaggtaaagCAGACCAAGAGCATTGATTTCTTGAGAACGGCCATCCTAGATCGGATGGCCACTTGGATGGATGATATAGTcaatttcaaaatgaatgggGTACTCCTTGAAGATCCCAAGCGGGTAGAAAGATTGCAAAAGAAATGCACCTGGTTCGAGATATGGAATGGGACTTTATACAAAAAAGCCTTCTCACGGCCTCTTCTTCGCTGCGTAACCCCGGAAAAGGGGCACGAAGTACTGGAAGATCTGCATCAGGGACTATGCAGCTCTCACATAGGGGGGAGGGCCTTGGCAGAAAAAGCTCTAAGAACTGGATAttattggcccactctcaaagaagacgccCTTGACTTGGTTAAGCGATGTGATAAATGTCAACGGTTTGCTCATCCAATTCGACGACCGGCTCAGAAACTAACACCCATCACAAGCCCCATACCATTTtacaaatgggggatggacttacTAGGTCCTTATACGACAGCCCCAGGGGGACTGCGCTATGTGATAGTTGttgtcgactatttcaccaaatgggtagaaGGTGAAGCCCTGAAAAACACCAAGGCACAGGACGTGAGAGccttcatctggaaaaacatcattACAAGATTCGGTTCACCTTAG